A stretch of the Oceanicola sp. D3 genome encodes the following:
- a CDS encoding RcnB family protein, whose translation MNRAVTTLFIAVLTIATAPAAFSAPRGQECERGARHNACAQPRKGEARKEGNARAQHNEHRTRHERKIIKTRGHALSKTHARRLPKPPRGQEYRVIDNRVVRIDSETLQTVAVLGLLQSLLN comes from the coding sequence ATGAACCGAGCAGTCACCACCCTCTTCATCGCAGTCCTCACCATCGCCACCGCCCCAGCCGCCTTTTCCGCGCCGCGCGGGCAAGAATGCGAAAGGGGTGCGCGGCATAACGCATGTGCCCAACCCCGAAAAGGTGAGGCCCGCAAAGAGGGCAACGCGAGGGCGCAACACAACGAGCATCGCACCCGCCACGAGCGCAAAATCATAAAGACGCGCGGCCACGCCCTCAGCAAGACCCACGCCAGGCGCCTGCCCAAACCACCGCGCGGGCAGGAATATCGCGTGATCGACAACCGCGTCGTGCGCATCGACAGTGAAACGCTCCAAACCGTCGCCGTGTTGGGGTTGCTGCAATCGCTGCTTAACTAG
- the ftsY gene encoding signal recognition particle-docking protein FtsY has product MAFFKKLKDKLFKSSSKLDEGLEAIVADGGEAEAVEAVEEVEAVEAGALVTEGAGAEPGSSSEPVPVGGGTDLPEPDLPEVPPAPAPEPEVPVEPDLPPVPEPEPEVPPVPMPEPEIPEPDLPEPEVPEPEPDLPPIPVPPAPRAEEVAAKRPGFIGRMLGRGEGPVMRRVLDDDMLESLEELLIASDMGVDTALRVTANMAEGRYGRKVSTAEIKQFLADEIARIMEPVARPMPLYPTRPQVVLVVGVNGSGKTTTIGKLASQFKAAGKSVVIAAGDTFRAAAVEQLQVWGERAGVPVMTAPEGSDPASLAFDAMGKAQEDGADLLMIDTAGRLQNRADLMEELSKIVRVIKKKDPDAPHNTLLVLDATTGQNALSQVETFQKMADVSGLVMTKLDGTAKGGVLVALADKFGLPIHAIGVGEKIDDLDAFDPKDFAEALTGAGA; this is encoded by the coding sequence ATGGCGTTTTTCAAGAAGCTCAAGGACAAGCTCTTCAAATCCAGTTCGAAGCTGGATGAGGGGCTTGAGGCGATCGTTGCCGATGGCGGCGAGGCGGAGGCTGTTGAAGCTGTAGAAGAGGTGGAGGCCGTTGAGGCCGGGGCCTTGGTGACGGAAGGGGCCGGGGCAGAGCCGGGCTCGTCTTCGGAGCCGGTGCCGGTGGGGGGCGGGACTGACTTGCCCGAACCTGACCTGCCCGAGGTGCCGCCCGCGCCTGCGCCTGAGCCAGAGGTGCCGGTGGAGCCGGATCTGCCGCCCGTGCCGGAGCCGGAGCCAGAGGTTCCGCCTGTGCCCATGCCCGAGCCGGAGATCCCCGAGCCCGATCTGCCCGAGCCCGAGGTGCCTGAGCCTGAGCCCGATTTGCCGCCGATCCCGGTGCCGCCTGCGCCGCGCGCGGAGGAGGTGGCGGCCAAGCGCCCCGGCTTCATCGGGCGGATGCTGGGGCGGGGCGAGGGGCCCGTTATGCGGCGGGTGCTCGACGATGACATGCTGGAGAGCCTCGAAGAGCTGTTGATCGCCTCCGACATGGGCGTGGACACCGCGCTGCGGGTGACGGCGAACATGGCCGAAGGGCGCTACGGGCGGAAAGTGTCGACCGCCGAGATCAAGCAGTTCCTCGCTGATGAGATTGCGCGGATCATGGAGCCGGTGGCCCGCCCGATGCCGCTTTACCCGACCCGTCCGCAGGTGGTGCTGGTGGTGGGCGTCAACGGCTCTGGCAAGACCACCACGATCGGCAAGCTGGCGAGCCAGTTCAAGGCCGCCGGAAAGAGCGTGGTGATCGCCGCGGGCGACACCTTCCGCGCGGCGGCGGTGGAGCAGTTGCAGGTGTGGGGCGAGCGGGCAGGCGTGCCGGTGATGACCGCGCCCGAGGGCAGCGACCCGGCTTCGCTCGCCTTTGATGCGATGGGCAAGGCGCAAGAAGACGGGGCAGACCTGTTGATGATCGACACCGCCGGGCGGTTGCAAAACCGGGCCGATCTGATGGAGGAGCTTTCCAAGATCGTGCGGGTCATCAAGAAGAAAGACCCGGATGCGCCGCATAACACCTTGCTGGTGCTGGATGCGACCACGGGGCAGAACGCGCTGAGCCAGGTGGAGACCTTCCAGAAGATGGCCGATGTGAGTGGCCTCGTGATGACCAAGCTTGACGGCACCGCAAAGGGCGGGGTGCTGGTGGCGCTGGCCGACAAGTTTGGCCTGCCGATCCATGCGATTGGCGTGGGCGAGAAGATCGACGATCTGGATGCGTTCGATCCGAAGGATTTTGCGGAGGCGCTGACGGGCGCGGGGGCATGA
- a CDS encoding sulfite exporter TauE/SafE family protein, translating to MDFWIVAALAAFMMGLSKGGVPMLAMLSVPLMSLFMDPAMAAGLLLPLYIVADWYAVYLFRKAFSARILKIMLPGALAGIVAAFFAVTVVPGDAIKLLVAGIGIYYLVGSVRGRFARTAPAPRDADVPRGVIWGTLAGFTSYISHAGGPPFQAYVLPQKLDKMVYLGTVTIFFSVVNLLKVPPYVMAGQITGASMGEAVWLAPFALAGAWSGSRVARWLPEKVFYLLVEVALGVVSLKLIWEVVVG from the coding sequence ATGGACTTCTGGATCGTGGCTGCGTTGGCGGCCTTCATGATGGGGCTGTCGAAGGGCGGGGTGCCGATGCTGGCGATGCTCTCGGTGCCCTTGATGTCGCTCTTCATGGACCCGGCGATGGCGGCGGGGCTGCTGCTGCCGCTTTATATCGTGGCGGATTGGTACGCGGTTTACCTCTTTCGCAAGGCGTTCTCTGCGCGGATCCTGAAGATCATGCTGCCGGGGGCCTTGGCGGGCATCGTCGCCGCTTTCTTTGCGGTGACGGTGGTGCCGGGGGATGCGATCAAGCTGCTGGTGGCGGGGATCGGGATTTACTACCTCGTCGGCTCGGTCAGGGGGCGCTTTGCCCGCACCGCGCCTGCGCCGCGGGACGCCGATGTGCCGCGCGGGGTGATCTGGGGCACCCTAGCGGGGTTCACCAGCTATATCAGCCACGCGGGTGGGCCGCCGTTTCAGGCCTATGTGCTGCCGCAGAAGCTGGACAAGATGGTGTACCTCGGGACCGTCACGATCTTTTTCTCGGTGGTCAACCTGCTGAAGGTGCCGCCCTACGTGATGGCCGGGCAGATCACCGGGGCGAGCATGGGGGAGGCCGTGTGGCTGGCGCCCTTTGCGCTGGCGGGGGCGTGGAGCGGCTCGCGGGTGGCGCGGTGGCTGCCGGAAAAGGTGTTTTACCTGCTGGTGGAGGTGGCGCTGGGGGTGGTGTCGCTGAAGCTGATTTGGGAAGTGGTCGTGGGCTGA
- a CDS encoding delta-class carbonic anhydrase, with protein sequence MPKATHIMITAGAIAGFAAMTACGYTAEVTPRVSLAAAGAPPRPTLEVADRYIDRQRRMLMADFEAEAFGPQSPRDIDAVAGTNKVTFPKAPDFAEMNLCNIHFHESAEHRGGEFRKFRGNGDGKGYRSGFVYDGALSDAELAPLSAEIADKGHGGLVPGDTIEVHYVFSTANVTPGPTLGACLEDGAAIPKLRVEAQVFVLVNDPAALDFTELAAVRERGGKHQAPGILETTGTPVAYAGSTTGPSYNEEGSPFQVSWSVRPKVAKVDIRSVERWLAGNPFDEDHAHGVRNLVVQPELLSPIGE encoded by the coding sequence ATGCCGAAGGCCACACACATCATGATCACCGCAGGTGCGATTGCGGGGTTTGCCGCTATGACCGCCTGTGGCTACACCGCAGAGGTTACGCCGCGGGTGTCGCTTGCGGCAGCGGGCGCACCGCCGCGCCCGACGCTGGAGGTGGCCGACCGCTATATCGACCGCCAGCGCCGGATGCTGATGGCGGATTTCGAGGCCGAGGCCTTTGGGCCGCAATCGCCGCGCGACATTGACGCGGTGGCCGGGACGAACAAGGTGACCTTTCCCAAGGCGCCGGATTTTGCCGAGATGAACCTGTGCAACATCCACTTTCACGAGAGCGCCGAGCACCGGGGCGGCGAGTTTCGCAAGTTTCGGGGCAATGGCGATGGCAAGGGCTATCGCTCAGGGTTTGTTTATGACGGCGCGCTGAGTGACGCCGAGCTTGCCCCGCTGTCTGCCGAGATTGCCGACAAGGGGCATGGCGGGCTGGTGCCGGGCGACACGATCGAGGTGCATTACGTGTTTTCCACCGCCAATGTCACGCCGGGGCCGACGCTGGGCGCTTGCCTTGAAGACGGCGCGGCGATTCCGAAGCTGCGGGTTGAGGCGCAGGTGTTTGTGCTGGTGAACGATCCGGCAGCGCTGGACTTTACCGAGCTGGCCGCCGTGCGGGAGCGGGGCGGGAAGCATCAGGCCCCGGGGATTCTTGAGACGACCGGAACGCCGGTGGCCTATGCCGGGTCCACCACGGGGCCGAGCTATAACGAGGAGGGTTCGCCCTTTCAGGTGAGCTGGAGCGTGCGCCCGAAGGTGGCGAAGGTGGACATTCGCAGCGTGGAACGCTGGCTTGCGGGCAACCCCTTTGACGAAGATCACGCCCATGGGGTGCGCAACCTCGTGGTGCAACCGGAGCTGCTTTCGCCGATTGGCGAGTAA
- a CDS encoding phosphatase PAP2 family protein has translation MTAGRRLTDWAKRNVELRTLVVLALVVGGLWAFGELADEVLEGETRSLDETILLALRTPGDLADPIGPGWVEVMGRDLTALGGALVLSLFTAAVAGFFVIRRSWGMVAFLIASVGGGILLSHGAKLLFDRPRPDLVPHGVEVITSSFPSGHSMMAAVTYLTLGALVARVMPGRVLKAYILTLAVVMSAMVGVSRVYLGVHWPTDVLAGWLAGAAWAMACFLVARLLARRGAVEPEAAPEESGGLRGGAS, from the coding sequence ATGACAGCAGGGCGCCGCCTGACCGATTGGGCAAAACGGAACGTGGAGTTGCGCACGCTGGTGGTGCTGGCGCTGGTGGTGGGCGGGCTGTGGGCCTTTGGCGAGTTGGCCGATGAGGTGCTGGAAGGCGAGACCCGCAGCCTTGACGAAACCATCCTGCTGGCGCTGCGCACACCCGGCGACCTTGCCGACCCGATCGGCCCCGGCTGGGTTGAGGTGATGGGCCGCGACCTGACGGCGCTGGGCGGCGCGCTGGTGCTGAGCCTCTTCACCGCCGCCGTTGCGGGCTTTTTCGTGATCCGCCGGTCGTGGGGGATGGTGGCCTTTCTGATCGCATCGGTGGGCGGGGGCATTTTGCTGTCGCACGGGGCCAAGCTGCTGTTTGACCGCCCGCGCCCCGACCTTGTGCCTCATGGTGTCGAGGTGATCACTTCGTCCTTCCCTTCGGGCCATTCGATGATGGCCGCTGTCACCTATCTGACGCTGGGCGCATTGGTGGCGCGGGTGATGCCGGGCCGGGTGTTGAAGGCCTATATCCTCACGCTGGCGGTTGTGATGTCGGCCATGGTGGGGGTGAGCCGGGTGTATCTTGGCGTTCACTGGCCCACGGATGTGCTCGCCGGATGGCTGGCCGGGGCGGCATGGGCAATGGCCTGCTTTCTCGTGGCGCGGCTGCTGGCGCGGCGCGGGGCCGTGGAGCCGGAGGCCGCGCCAGAGGAGAGCGGCGGCCTCCGGGGCGGCGCTAGTTAA
- a CDS encoding alpha/beta hydrolase — protein sequence MPLTHANADGDRLADPAGTVARLRSALEEAAPNAPIAVLVHGFQYSPHDPAHSPHHSLYGLSEAHGWPARLGHGAADAPICLGFGWESRGSIWGAYHRAPRAGRALAELVDLAANLAPERRITLVAHSLGARVALQALPHLAPGAARRAILLAAAEYRHRAEAAADCPAGHAADFLNVTSAQNLPFDLLLEYAFAPTRPGRHAMGRGMGHLPGWSDLRLTCPATRTTLARLGHPVAAPIRRICHGSTYLAPGVFSLYRAALTDASLLPRLNAALPAPTPRRLTANLARLAALALPLGNRTPS from the coding sequence ATGCCCCTGACACATGCCAATGCCGATGGTGACCGTCTGGCCGATCCGGCCGGTACCGTGGCCCGCCTGCGCTCGGCACTGGAAGAGGCCGCGCCAAACGCCCCCATCGCCGTGCTGGTGCACGGCTTCCAATATTCCCCTCATGACCCGGCCCATAGCCCGCACCATTCTCTCTATGGCCTGAGCGAGGCGCATGGCTGGCCCGCGCGGCTCGGCCACGGCGCGGCTGATGCCCCGATCTGCCTCGGCTTCGGCTGGGAAAGTCGCGGCTCGATCTGGGGGGCCTACCACCGGGCGCCCCGCGCAGGCCGGGCACTGGCGGAGCTCGTCGACCTTGCCGCCAACCTCGCCCCAGAGCGGCGCATCACCCTCGTCGCCCACTCCCTTGGCGCCCGCGTCGCGCTGCAAGCGCTGCCCCACCTCGCACCCGGCGCCGCGCGGCGGGCGATCCTGCTGGCGGCAGCCGAATATCGTCACCGCGCCGAAGCCGCCGCCGATTGCCCTGCGGGCCACGCGGCCGACTTCCTCAATGTGACCTCGGCGCAAAACCTGCCCTTCGACCTCCTGCTCGAATACGCCTTCGCCCCCACCCGCCCCGGCCGCCACGCTATGGGGCGCGGCATGGGCCACCTGCCCGGCTGGAGCGATCTGCGCCTCACTTGCCCAGCCACCCGCACCACCCTCGCGCGGCTCGGCCACCCCGTCGCGGCCCCGATCCGCCGCATCTGCCACGGCTCCACCTATCTCGCCCCCGGGGTCTTCTCACTCTACCGCGCCGCCCTCACCGACGCCTCACTGCTGCCCCGCCTCAACGCCGCCCTGCCCGCGCCCACGCCCCGCCGCCTCACGGCAAATCTCGCCCGCCTCGCCGCTTTGGCCTTGCCACTGGGAAATCGCACGCCATCCTGA
- a CDS encoding inner membrane-spanning protein YciB: MAEKQVPGWVKTALEFGPVMGFFVAFFMLKAESYVLFGHEVKTFTYITFWFVVAMVICMGALWALTGSLSRMQVMTLVLVIFMGGLTVVLDNDLFLKLKPTILYALFAGILAIGLMRGQSYLARLMEGLLPMSDAGWMILTKRFAWFFLALAVANAVIAFALSSGVWVTAKTFGLPAALFVFMMAQYPLIEKYGTEKSE; the protein is encoded by the coding sequence ATGGCAGAGAAACAGGTGCCCGGCTGGGTGAAAACGGCGCTGGAGTTTGGCCCGGTGATGGGCTTCTTCGTGGCGTTCTTCATGCTGAAGGCGGAGAGCTACGTGCTGTTCGGCCATGAGGTGAAGACCTTTACCTACATCACCTTCTGGTTTGTCGTCGCTATGGTGATCTGCATGGGCGCGCTCTGGGCGCTGACCGGGAGCTTGAGCCGGATGCAGGTGATGACGCTGGTGCTGGTGATCTTCATGGGCGGGCTGACGGTGGTGCTGGATAACGACCTGTTCTTGAAGCTGAAACCGACGATCCTCTACGCGCTTTTTGCGGGGATACTGGCGATTGGGCTGATGCGGGGGCAGAGCTATCTTGCCCGCCTGATGGAGGGGCTGCTGCCGATGAGCGATGCGGGGTGGATGATTTTGACCAAGCGGTTTGCCTGGTTCTTCCTCGCGCTGGCGGTGGCCAATGCGGTGATTGCCTTTGCGCTTTCGAGCGGGGTTTGGGTGACGGCGAAGACCTTTGGCCTGCCGGCGGCGCTCTTCGTGTTCATGATGGCGCAATATCCGCTGATCGAGAAATACGGGACGGAAAAGAGCGAATAG
- a CDS encoding amino acid ABC transporter permease encodes MRERPGENDFPWWLVILAATGAVLFGRVIADELYSDVLETLMKGVGITVFVTLVGFTLATLIGLLVAVASLSRWMVLRQVARLYTEIVRGVPILVLLLYVAFVVAPALVWAVNWVLQGLGAEGIRTRDFSLLWRAIIALSIGYSAFIAEVFRAGLLSVDEGQIEAAEALGLSPWQRFRLVRLPQALRTILPPLGNDFIAMIKDSSLVSVLGVTDITQLGKVTSAGNFRYFETYNVVALLYLVMTVTLSLALRRLEKRLAAGR; translated from the coding sequence GTGAGGGAGCGGCCCGGCGAAAACGACTTTCCGTGGTGGCTGGTGATCCTTGCCGCCACGGGGGCGGTGCTGTTTGGGCGGGTCATCGCGGACGAGCTTTATTCGGACGTGCTGGAGACGCTGATGAAGGGCGTCGGCATCACGGTTTTCGTGACATTGGTGGGGTTCACGCTGGCCACGCTGATCGGCCTGCTGGTGGCGGTGGCCTCGCTTTCGCGCTGGATGGTGTTGCGACAGGTGGCGCGGCTCTACACCGAAATCGTCCGGGGCGTGCCGATACTGGTGCTGTTGCTCTACGTGGCCTTTGTGGTGGCTCCGGCGCTGGTTTGGGCGGTGAACTGGGTGCTGCAGGGCCTTGGCGCCGAGGGGATACGGACGCGGGATTTTTCGCTGCTCTGGCGGGCGATCATCGCGCTGTCGATCGGCTATTCGGCCTTTATTGCCGAGGTGTTCCGGGCCGGATTGCTATCGGTTGACGAGGGGCAGATCGAGGCGGCGGAGGCTTTGGGGCTGTCGCCCTGGCAGCGGTTTCGGCTGGTGCGGCTGCCACAGGCGCTGCGCACGATCCTGCCGCCGCTGGGCAATGACTTCATCGCGATGATCAAGGATTCCAGCCTCGTATCGGTGCTGGGGGTGACGGATATCACCCAGTTGGGGAAGGTCACGTCGGCGGGGAATTTCCGGTATTTCGAGACCTATAACGTGGTGGCGCTGCTTTACCTCGTGATGACGGTGACGCTCTCGCTGGCGCTGCGGCGGTTGGAGAAGCGGTTGGCGGCTGGGCGATAG
- a CDS encoding DMT family transporter has translation MSSWITSLEGTEAGHVAALGLALMAAFLHAVFGALQKGRHDPWMSRGAIDFCYGIMAAPFALFVVPWPEPHMWAIFAGAFVIHVGYKIAQAMTYTRGAYTVVYPVVRGTGPLFAVIGAGIIFGEHFTAGQWAGVAVLLAGIYGLAAYNLRTVTLQRDTMVAALGFAVLTGLFVALYTTYDAYGIRATADPFTFLAWFFMIDGLGFAPWVALVRYRTMAERPTLGPLMARGMIGGVVAFFSFGAIMLATRLDKVGEAAVLRETSTVFAALIGWLLLGERVGPRRLALMALIAAGAVIVEMAG, from the coding sequence ATGAGTTCTTGGATCACCTCTCTGGAAGGCACCGAGGCGGGGCATGTGGCGGCGCTGGGCCTTGCCTTGATGGCGGCGTTTTTACACGCGGTTTTCGGCGCTTTGCAGAAGGGACGGCACGATCCTTGGATGTCTCGCGGGGCGATTGATTTTTGCTACGGGATAATGGCCGCGCCCTTTGCGCTTTTCGTGGTGCCATGGCCTGAGCCGCATATGTGGGCGATCTTTGCCGGGGCCTTCGTGATCCATGTCGGCTACAAGATTGCGCAGGCGATGACCTACACCCGGGGGGCTTACACGGTGGTCTATCCGGTGGTGCGGGGCACGGGGCCGCTGTTTGCGGTGATCGGGGCGGGGATCATCTTTGGCGAGCATTTCACAGCAGGGCAATGGGCCGGGGTGGCGGTGCTGCTGGCGGGGATCTACGGGCTGGCGGCCTACAACCTGCGGACCGTCACCTTGCAGCGTGACACCATGGTGGCCGCTCTCGGCTTTGCCGTGCTGACGGGGCTCTTCGTGGCGCTTTACACCACCTATGACGCCTATGGCATTCGCGCGACCGCCGACCCGTTCACCTTTTTGGCGTGGTTCTTCATGATCGACGGGCTGGGGTTTGCGCCCTGGGTGGCGCTGGTGCGCTACAGGACCATGGCGGAGCGCCCGACGTTGGGGCCGCTCATGGCGCGGGGGATGATTGGCGGCGTGGTGGCCTTCTTCTCCTTCGGGGCGATCATGCTGGCCACCCGGCTCGACAAGGTGGGGGAGGCGGCGGTGTTGCGCGAAACCTCCACCGTCTTTGCCGCGCTGATCGGGTGGCTGCTGCTGGGCGAGCGGGTGGGACCGCGGCGTTTGGCCCTTATGGCCTTGATCGCCGCCGGTGCGGTGATAGTTGAGATGGCAGGTTAG
- a CDS encoding glutathione S-transferase N-terminal domain-containing protein, which produces MAPIDLYYWPTPNGWKVSIALEEMGLPYETHLINIGAGDQFKPEFLAISPNNRMPAIVDHDGPGDQPISVFESAAILMYLARKTGSFYGTTERERIAVEEWLMWQMGGLGPMAGQAHHFLKYAPSMEPPNDLPYAKDRYRNEVNRLHGVLDKRLAQNEYVAGSNYSIADMAIWPWAILWEGQQQDISDKPHFSRWLDLVGSREAVQKGKALAEDKRASLQGNKDAQKVLFGKRE; this is translated from the coding sequence ATGGCCCCGATCGACCTGTACTACTGGCCCACCCCCAATGGCTGGAAAGTTTCCATCGCGCTCGAAGAGATGGGCCTGCCCTACGAAACCCACCTGATCAACATCGGCGCGGGCGACCAGTTCAAACCCGAGTTCCTCGCCATCTCCCCCAACAACCGCATGCCCGCCATCGTCGACCATGACGGCCCCGGCGACCAGCCGATCTCGGTTTTTGAAAGCGCCGCGATCCTGATGTATCTCGCCCGCAAGACCGGCAGCTTCTACGGCACCACCGAACGCGAGCGCATCGCCGTCGAAGAATGGCTGATGTGGCAAATGGGCGGCCTCGGCCCGATGGCCGGGCAAGCCCACCACTTCCTGAAATACGCCCCCTCGATGGAGCCCCCCAACGACCTGCCCTACGCCAAGGACCGCTACCGCAACGAAGTGAACCGCCTCCACGGCGTGCTCGACAAGCGGCTGGCGCAAAACGAATATGTCGCCGGCTCCAACTACTCCATCGCCGACATGGCCATCTGGCCCTGGGCGATCCTCTGGGAAGGCCAGCAACAGGACATCTCCGACAAGCCCCACTTCTCCCGCTGGCTCGACCTCGTGGGCAGCCGCGAAGCAGTGCAAAAGGGTAAGGCACTGGCAGAGGACAAGCGCGCCAGCCTGCAAGGCAACAAGGACGCCCAGAAGGTGCTGTTCGGCAAGCGGGAGTAA
- a CDS encoding transporter substrate-binding domain-containing protein: MKYAAAAVFASLFVTPVVAQDLPDLEGREITVVTENAYPPLQYMADGEAVGWEYDAMAEIAARINMSVTYENISWDAMIPAVSEGQYDLGMTGITIRDDRKEMVDFSDAYMRSEMVMLVRGDEERFSDAAGFAADDDLLVAAQPGTTPFYVAVYDVLDGDEANPRVKLFETFGAGVQALRAGDVDLVLTDGTAGEGYVAASDGALKIVGEKLGTEDFGFIFPKGSDLVAPINAAIASMQADGTLDALNKKWFLDTKLGE; encoded by the coding sequence ATGAAATACGCCGCCGCCGCCGTTTTTGCCTCGCTCTTCGTGACCCCGGTGGTCGCGCAGGATTTGCCCGACCTTGAGGGCCGCGAAATTACCGTTGTGACCGAAAACGCTTATCCGCCGCTGCAGTACATGGCCGATGGCGAGGCCGTGGGCTGGGAGTATGACGCGATGGCGGAGATCGCCGCCCGGATCAACATGAGCGTGACTTACGAGAACATCAGCTGGGATGCGATGATACCGGCAGTTTCGGAAGGGCAGTATGACCTCGGGATGACGGGGATCACCATTCGGGATGATCGCAAGGAGATGGTGGATTTTTCCGACGCTTACATGCGCAGCGAGATGGTGATGCTGGTGCGGGGGGACGAGGAGCGCTTTAGCGATGCGGCGGGGTTTGCCGCCGATGACGATCTGCTGGTGGCGGCCCAGCCGGGGACGACGCCGTTTTATGTGGCGGTTTACGATGTGCTGGATGGCGATGAGGCGAACCCGCGGGTGAAGCTGTTTGAGACCTTCGGTGCGGGGGTGCAGGCGCTGCGTGCCGGGGACGTGGACCTTGTGCTGACCGATGGCACGGCAGGCGAGGGCTATGTGGCGGCCTCGGATGGGGCGCTGAAGATCGTGGGCGAGAAGCTGGGGACCGAGGACTTTGGCTTCATCTTTCCTAAAGGGTCTGACCTTGTGGCGCCGATCAATGCCGCAATTGCCTCGATGCAGGCGGATGGCACGCTGGATGCGCTGAACAAGAAGTGGTTTCTCGACACCAAGCTCGGCGAGTGA
- the metZ gene encoding O-succinylhomoserine sulfhydrylase has protein sequence MSERKTRTKLVHGGTRRSQYGEVSEAIFLTQGFVYDTAQQAQDRFEALGEDEFIYARYGNPTVRMFEERIAMLEGTEDAFATASGMAAVNAALCAPLKAGDHVVSSRALFGSCEYILSEVLTRYGVEVEFVDGTDLAAWKAAIRPDTKLVFFEALSNPTLEVIDIRGVSELAHAVGALVVVDNVFATPVFQRSRELGADVIVYSATKHIDGQGRVLGGVVLGTQEFIRKTLEPYLKHTGGAMSPFNAWVLLKGLETLDLRCRAQAENAETVAKALVGHEKVSAVLYPGLPDHPQHNLALAQMEKPGTVVSFEIKGGKEAAFRVLDALEIVVISNNLGDAKSIITHPATTTHQRLSDEKKATLGISPGLVRLSLGIEDADDLVADVMRALEMA, from the coding sequence ATGTCTGAACGCAAGACACGCACCAAGCTTGTTCATGGCGGCACGCGGCGCTCGCAGTATGGCGAGGTGAGCGAGGCGATTTTTCTCACGCAGGGCTTTGTTTACGACACCGCGCAGCAGGCGCAGGATCGCTTCGAGGCGTTGGGCGAGGATGAGTTTATCTATGCCCGCTACGGCAACCCGACGGTGCGGATGTTTGAAGAGCGGATTGCGATGCTGGAGGGCACCGAGGATGCCTTTGCTACCGCAAGCGGCATGGCGGCGGTGAACGCGGCGCTCTGTGCGCCGTTGAAGGCCGGCGACCACGTGGTGAGCAGCCGGGCGCTGTTTGGCTCTTGTGAATACATTCTGTCGGAAGTGCTCACCCGCTATGGTGTGGAGGTCGAATTTGTCGATGGTACCGATCTGGCGGCGTGGAAGGCGGCGATCCGCCCCGACACCAAGCTGGTGTTTTTCGAGGCGCTCTCCAACCCGACGCTGGAGGTGATCGACATTCGCGGCGTCAGCGAACTGGCCCACGCGGTGGGTGCGCTGGTGGTGGTGGACAACGTCTTTGCTACGCCGGTCTTTCAACGCAGCCGAGAGCTGGGCGCGGATGTGATCGTTTATTCGGCCACCAAGCATATTGACGGGCAGGGCCGGGTGCTGGGCGGCGTGGTGCTGGGCACGCAGGAGTTTATCCGCAAGACGCTGGAGCCCTATCTCAAGCACACCGGCGGGGCGATGAGCCCGTTCAACGCTTGGGTGTTGCTGAAGGGGCTGGAAACGCTTGATCTGCGCTGTCGGGCGCAGGCGGAGAATGCCGAGACCGTCGCCAAGGCGCTGGTCGGGCACGAGAAGGTGAGTGCGGTGCTCTATCCGGGCCTGCCGGATCATCCGCAGCACAACCTTGCACTGGCGCAGATGGAGAAGCCGGGGACGGTGGTTTCTTTCGAGATCAAGGGCGGCAAGGAGGCGGCGTTTCGGGTGCTGGACGCGCTTGAGATCGTGGTGATCTCCAACAACCTTGGCGATGCCAAGAGCATCATCACCCACCCGGCAACGACCACCCACCAGCGGCTTTCGGACGAGAAGAAGGCCACGCTGGGGATCAGCCCGGGGCTGGTGCGGCTGTCGCTCGGGATCGAGGATGCGGACGACCTTGTGGCGGATGTGATGCGGGCGCTGGAGATGGCCTGA
- a CDS encoding MgtC/SapB family protein, with translation MPPLTAFIRLLAAAVLGGLIGLEREWRSKPAGLRTHILVALAACLFIVVSQQLSQLSFGPKDSMKVDPLRLVEAVTAGVAFLAAGIIFTKGDTVKNTTTGASMWLAGGIGLACGAGQMPLAAMATALTVAVLWILKRMVQASEDAS, from the coding sequence GTGCCACCCCTCACCGCCTTTATCCGCCTGCTGGCGGCAGCGGTGCTGGGCGGGCTGATCGGGCTGGAGCGCGAGTGGCGCTCCAAACCCGCAGGCCTGCGCACCCACATCCTCGTGGCCCTCGCCGCCTGCCTCTTCATCGTGGTCAGCCAGCAGCTCTCGCAGCTGTCCTTCGGCCCGAAAGACAGCATGAAGGTTGATCCCCTCCGCCTTGTCGAGGCGGTCACGGCGGGCGTGGCCTTCCTCGCCGCAGGCATCATCTTCACCAAGGGCGACACCGTGAAGAATACAACCACGGGCGCCTCCATGTGGCTGGCCGGCGGCATCGGGCTGGCCTGCGGCGCCGGGCAAATGCCACTGGCCGCCATGGCCACCGCCCTCACCGTGGCGGTGCTGTGGATCCTGAAACGCATGGTGCAGGCCAGCGAAGACGCATCCTGA